Proteins from a single region of Bos javanicus breed banteng chromosome 7, ARS-OSU_banteng_1.0, whole genome shotgun sequence:
- the LOC133250581 gene encoding translation machinery-associated protein 7-like produces MSGRKTGKKKQPKKQAKEMDEEDKVFRQKQKEERKKLEELKAKATRKGPLATGGTKKSGKK; encoded by the coding sequence ATGTCAGGCCGCAAAACTGGCAAGAAAAAGCAGCCCAAGAAGCAAGCCAAGGAGATGGACGAGGAAGATAAGGTATTCaggcagaagcagaaggaggaGCGGAAGAAACTTGAGGAGCTAAAAGCAAAGGCCACAAGGAAAGGCCCCCTGGCCACCGGTGGAACTAAGAAATCTGGCAAAAAGTAA
- the RTBDN gene encoding retbindin translates to MACRGRTRPRALAWALQLTLAWMLLGACGGSHPLPARSQRHYRLATNLGTDQLHLEEMNPPEASDSGLVPVRCGELSPRCESFLVHLQAALRSRFHLVLLGVRQTQPLCSELCDAWFATCESDVICSPTWLPLLEKRGCEPGCTTYRQTFADGAELCRSLLDDALPVADPGSGHCLNISVSMLPRPRRARRSRGTIFPRSRRSRTGILDSASSGSGSGSGSGP, encoded by the exons ATGGCCTGCAGGGGTCGCACTCGACCCAGGGCCTTGGCCTGGGCCCTGCAACTGACCCTGGCATGGATGCTGTTGGGGGCTTGTGGAGGGAGCCACCCACTCCCAGCTAGATCACAGAGACACTATAGGCTGGCGACCAATCTGGGCACAGACCAACTGCACCTGGAAG AGATGAACCCACCAGAGGCATCGGACTCTGGGCTCGTCCCAGTGCGCTGTGGGGAGCTGAGCCCCAG GTGCGAATCCTTCCTGGTACACCTCCAGGCTGCCCTTCGCAGTCGTTTCCACCTGGTGCTCTTGGGGGTACGCCAGACGCAGCCGCTGTGCTCTGAGCTCTGCGATGCCTG GTTTGCCACTTGCgaaagtgatgtcatctgcagCCCGACTTGGCTCCCACTCCTAGAAAAGAGGGGCTGCGAGCCTGGCTGCACTACTTACAGGCAG ACTTTTGCAGACGGAGCGGAGCTTTGCCGCTCGCTTCTGGACGACGCGCTACCAGTGGCGGATCCCGGCTCTGGTCACTGCCTCAACATTTCCGTCTCGATGTTGCCGCGTCCCAGACGTGCACGAAGGTCCCGGGGAACCATTTTCCCGCGCTCCCGCCGCTCTCGCACCGGGATCCTGGACTCCGCGAGCAGCGGGAGTGGCAGTGGAAGTGGCAGCGGCCCCTAG